The genomic DNA CAAAGCTACCATCGCGTAACGGCCTTTTGTGGTCAGCTTCATGAAACAACTCCTTTCTAATATTGAAGTTATAATCTGCACTTCCAGCCAGAAAAGGACAGAGCACGCAGCCTGCGTTTACCTGATGCCAGCCCATTTAACGGACACCATGTGTGGCAGCAAGAACGGAACGCCATAACCCACGGGTGGTGCTGCATTGACCCGAACATCACACTTATACGCTGTCGATAGATGACTGTCTGTCAGAACGCTGGTGGGGTTATCTTGAACGACCATCCGACCAGCTGCCAATAGTGCAACGCTGTCTGCAAACATAGCCGTCAGATTCAAGTCATGCATGACCGCAATCACACTGCCTCCCGCGTCCGCAAAAGCCCTTGTAATCTGCATCACCTCAAGCTGATGCCCAATATCGAGGGCAGACACAGGTTCGTCCAAAAACAACCATGACGGTTTATTGTCGCGCACCGGCTGCCACACCTGCACCATTACGCGGGCCAACTGGCAGCGCTGCTGTTCCCCCCCTGACAGCGCGTGGTAAAAACGCCCCTCAAACCCCTCCAGCCCGACATGGGCCAACGCCCGTGCAGGAAGATTGTCGTCATTGGCATAAAGACCCGCCAGAAGGCCCAGTCGGATGACCTCAAGCACCGTAAACGGAAATGCCAGCACAGTGGCTTGCGGCAGCACTGCGCGGCGCACGGCAAGGGCAGCCGTCGAATATGATCGCACATCCGCCCCATCGAGACTGATTGCGCCAGTGTAGGGCAACTCACCCGTCATCGCTTTAAGGAGCGTCGTTTTACCCGACCCGTTCGGGCCTACAATAACAGTCACAGCACCCGCTTGCGCCGTGAACCAAACGTCTTTCAGAATGGTGGTGCCCGATATGGCGACTGATATATTTTGAACGTCCAGCATTTTACATGTCCAGAATGCCGCGATTGCGCAGCAGGATATAGAGGAAAAACGGCCCACCAATGGTCGCAGTTACAATACCGATTGGTAGTTCTGCAGGGGCGATTATGGTACGAGAAATCATATCAGCGACCAACAATAACGATGCCCCCAATAGCGCCGAGGCTGGCAACAGATACCGATGATCCGGTCCGATTATCAGACGCAA from Octadecabacter antarcticus 307 includes the following:
- a CDS encoding heme ABC transporter ATP-binding protein; translated protein: MLDVQNISVAISGTTILKDVWFTAQAGAVTVIVGPNGSGKTTLLKAMTGELPYTGAISLDGADVRSYSTAALAVRRAVLPQATVLAFPFTVLEVIRLGLLAGLYANDDNLPARALAHVGLEGFEGRFYHALSGGEQQRCQLARVMVQVWQPVRDNKPSWLFLDEPVSALDIGHQLEVMQITRAFADAGGSVIAVMHDLNLTAMFADSVALLAAGRMVVQDNPTSVLTDSHLSTAYKCDVRVNAAPPVGYGVPFLLPHMVSVKWAGIR